Sequence from the Gloeocapsopsis dulcis genome:
TATTGAGTGTCATTAATCTTTAGCAAACAGAAGACTATGTTGGTACTCGAACAACACTTTAGCAAATTTTTAAGCTAAGTGGGAGTAGGGTAAATCCTACATTTTAGGACGGGCAAACAGCATTATCTAAAATAAGTACGATTGTTTGTTCGCTTTTCGCTAGAATTTGAATAAAAGAGATTTTGTAAATTTATTTTAAACAGAACGAGTGTGACCAGGTCTGAGCGTTGGCAACAAAGAATTGGCAGTCAAAGAGACTGGGTTTGGCGGGGATGGCAAACTCGCTATACTTATATTCGACCACAAAAGCAACTTCCTGAAACAAAACCGATTCTTTTACTTCATGGGTTTGGGACTTCAATTGGGCACTGGAGACACAATCTCAGCGTTCTTGGTGAACTTCATACTGTTTACGCAATTGATATGCTCGGTTTTGGCGCTTCTGAGAAAGCTGCAGCAAACTATCGGATTACGCTTTGGGTTGAGCAGGTTTATGACTTTTGGCGGACTTTTATTCGCCATCCGGTTGTTTTAGTTGGTAATTCCATTGGGTCACTCGTATCGCTGGCGGCGGCTGCACTGCATCCAGAGATGGTACAAGGAATTGTAATGTTAAGTTTACCCGATCCCTCTTTGGAAGAAGAAGTCATTCCTTCTGCTTTAAGACCAGTTGTGCGAACAATCAAGTCACTGATTGCTTCACCACCAGTACTAAAAACTGCGTTTCGCTTAGTCAACCGACCATCCGTCGTCCGGCGATGGGCATCACTTGCCTATGCTAATCCTACGGCAGTCACTGATGAATTAGTAGATATACTACTAGGTCCAGCCCAAGACCGAGGTTCGGCGCAAGCATTTTATGCAACTATTAAAGCAGTATCGAGTGCTAATGGCATTAGTGTCAAAAAATTACTACCCTCTGTTAACGTACCAATGTTATTAATTTGGGGAGAGCAAGACCGGATGGTTCCTCCAAAACTAGCACAAAAGTTTATAGCATATAATCCTAATGTGCAGCTTTTACAGCTGAAGAATGCAGGACACTGCCCACATGATGAATGCCCAGAGGAAGTAAACTCAGCAATCTTAAATTGGATAAACAGTTTTTTAAAGACAGCGAACGACGCAAAGACTTCTTTTGCTTCTATTACATAAAAATCATTACTAAAGCTGTCAACTCATTTATAAAATAACTCTCTACAAAAAATTACCGTAGAGAGTTACACAAAATAGAAAACTTATTGCCGCATGGTTTGATATTTGCATTGCTTGGCTATTCAACTTTCCAACAAATTTAAAACAATTTAGCCAATTGTCACTTGATTAGTCTCTACAGAAGTTGCGCCGTGAACTCCTCGTGCGACTGAAATCATTTTATTAAGAATTTGTTGGTTAGGAACTCTACCTTTTAATACAACTGTGCTACCTGTTTGTGCTACGTACAGAGTATTAATATCATCAATAGTTGAATCTTGATCAAATGCTAAGGCAACTCGTTTTGCCAAACCGCTTTGATCGTATTCTCCATTTAGTCCCATACGTTCAGGGGGAATTTGCTGAGTAGTGGCTCCTGCTTGCGGTTGTGGTCTTGTACTAAAAGACGGTGCATTCTTTGGTTTATCAAGTCCAAAAAGTCTTTTTAGCCAACTCATAATTTTTCTTGTAACTAAACTATTCAATGATTATTATTAAATCAAGTTTTGGCATGAGCCATATCTACCTACGAAAAGATCTTATGGTAAGTATTGACTAACCCAGGAGATATATGTTGGTAAATACACAAAAAAACATTGCTAAAAAAATTAGAAATTTTAGGTGTCAGAATAGCCATATGATTTGGTAAGATGACCAAAGTTTTGATTGCAGTGATTGTTAGGTTGTGAAACTATTCATTTACCACACTCCCGAACTGACTCCAGAAGATAAAGTACCAGATTGTGCGATCGCAGTCGATGTACTACGTGCAACAACGACAATTGCTACCGTGTTGGCAGCTGGAGCTGAAGCAGTGCAAGTGTTCAGCGATTTAGATCAGTTGATACAGGTAAGTGAAGCTTGGTCAGCCGAAAAAAGACTGCGCGCTGGAGAACGTGGCGGCGCTAAAGTTGCGGGCTTTGACATGGGCAACTCTCCACTCGATTGTACACCAGAGCGCGTTCAAGGACGGCGATTGTTTATTAGTACGACTAATGGTACTCGCGCACTACAGCGAGTACAACATGCTGCTGCTGTGACGGCTGCTGCTTTTATTAACCGTGCGGCTGTTGTGAAGTATATTATGACTCAGCAACCAGAAGTCTTATGGATTGTTGGTTCGGGTTGGGAAGGAAGTTTTTCACTTGAAGATACAGCATGTGCTGGAGCGATCGCCCATAGTATTTGGCAACAAACCGAATTACCTTTAGCAGAATTAGCCGGAAATGATGAGGTAATGGGAGCGATCGCACTTTACACTCAATGGCAAAATAATTTATTAGAGTTATTTCATCATGCCAGTCATGGCAAGCGATTACTACGCCTTGATTGTTATGAAGATTTAAAATACTGCGCTCAAACAGACATAGTTGATGTGCTGCCTTTACAAAAAGAGCCAGGAGTTTTAAAAGTGTAAATAGGAGATCCTGCGCGCTACCACTGTGCTAATCATCTACTGTGCAATGCCAAATTTGTGTACCAATAGTACACAAATTATCCTGCAAGTGCTGGTTGTGGTAGTGCTTTGCCTTGGTCTTGGTAGTGCGAGCACATTGTTTCTAAAAGTTCCTCCGCACTTTCTAAGGCCTCTTTATAAGTATTGCCATGAGTACGAACGTATGGGCCAAACTCAGGTAACGAAGCGATATATACTTGGTCTTCGTCACTCCACTGAATAAGAATACTATAGTGTGGTGTCATCTTCCCCTCCAGGCTGTTTCACTTCTTGCAAAGCATTACGAACATCTTTTTCTTGATAACGCTGTGCCTCGTCTCCGTCATTACCAGCTAGGGTAATGTTGTATGGCAGCAATGGATGTTGCCATACTGAATGGCTTCCTTTACCCCGTTTTGGCAAACAAATAAAGCCTGCCTTCCTCAACATTGCCTTAAGTTCTCTAATCTTTTTGGGCATATATTCTAAAGTACAAGAAAATGTTTGCCATTTTGGTAAGTATTTTTTATCTAGTATAATGTTTACGTTTATTATGCAGGATATGAGACGTCTAAAGAATGCTGACTCAGCATTCCCTTTACTATTAAAAGCCTTATAGGAAAAGAAGTTTAGATTTATTCCTGTGGGTATTCGTCCCACAAAGTTGTTATTTCGCGCAGACTTTGATGATTACCGTCACCTAAAATGAGATGATCTAACACTGGAACATCAAGAAATTGCGCTCCAGCTAAAAGTTGTCGTGTCAATTCAATATCTTGGGGACTTGGCTCTACATTTCCTGAAGGATGGTTATGAGCAACAATGACTCTTGTTGCACCCTGACGAATGACTTCTCGAAAAATTTCTCGGGGAGAGGCTAGAGTTTCTGTTGCTGTACCAATTGTAATAACCTGAGTACCTATTAGTCGATTTTTGACATCCAAAAGCAACACAGCAAAACGTTCTTGTGCTTGCCACATTAAGTCTTGACTCAAAGTCGCTGCTGCAGCTGCCGGACTATCAATTATAGTACGTTCCAGAGGACGAGATTGAAACGCTCGTTTACCTAGTTCAACCGCAGCAATAATTGTTGCAGCTTTAGCTGATTTAATTCCGTGAATTTGCATAAGTTCTTGAGGCGTTATCTCTCTCAGCACTGCCAAAGGATCGCGTTGATTTTTTCCTAGCTCTTGTAGAATATACTGTCCTAAGCCTACCGCTGAAAGCTTTCCCTGTCCTTGACCTGTACCTAGTAAAATAGCAATTAGTTCCGCTGTAGCTAGATTTTTAGCACCATGTGCTAGCAAACGCTCTCGTGGTCTTTCAGTTGTTGGTAAATCGGCAATCCTCAAACAATAGGTCATAGCAATTAGGCAATCAATAGTTACAGTGAGACTACCTTTATTTATGCCCTTTTTTGTCTAAAAAGTTACATTCAAAATGATAAGTGGTCAGACCAGTATAGTGGCTAATAGCAACCTTAGTGATGAACTGTACCATCAGGCATAATCGCTCCTGTAAGGCGAGCACCCGTCAGTTTTACTAAAATGCGATCGCCAACTCCCATCTGCGCCCCACGCAAATCAGCACCACTTAAATCACAACCACTTAAGTCAGCACCTACTAAATTGGCTTCTTGGAGGTTAGCATGACTGAGGTTAGCTTGCAGAAGATTTGCACGAAACAAATTTGCTTGAAACAAAATTGCGCCACTGAGATTGACTTTATGCATAAACGCATCACTCAGATTCGCGCCTGTAAAGTCAGCATTGCGAAAATCTCTCCCTGAGAGATCCTTTTCTTTCAAGTTGGCTCTTTTAAAATCTGCACCCCAATATCGAGTATCACTTGCGTGTGGGCGAGAAGGGCGATATGACGGCGGTGGTGAGGTTGGCGGTGGAGTCACTCTGGTTTTCTGTTG
This genomic interval carries:
- a CDS encoding pentapeptide repeat-containing protein codes for the protein MSANEQYYRVLGLEPGATLEEINQAYKDLAFIWHPDRIPKDNPRLQQKANEFLKEINTARDRLRSHLQQKTRVTPPPTSPPPSYRPSRPHASDTRYWGADFKRANLKEKDLSGRDFRNADFTGANLSDAFMHKVNLSGAILFQANLFRANLLQANLSHANLQEANLVGADLSGCDLSGADLRGAQMGVGDRILVKLTGARLTGAIMPDGTVHH
- the radC gene encoding RadC family protein: MTYCLRIADLPTTERPRERLLAHGAKNLATAELIAILLGTGQGQGKLSAVGLGQYILQELGKNQRDPLAVLREITPQELMQIHGIKSAKAATIIAAVELGKRAFQSRPLERTIIDSPAAAAATLSQDLMWQAQERFAVLLLDVKNRLIGTQVITIGTATETLASPREIFREVIRQGATRVIVAHNHPSGNVEPSPQDIELTRQLLAGAQFLDVPVLDHLILGDGNHQSLREITTLWDEYPQE
- a CDS encoding BON domain-containing protein: MSWLKRLFGLDKPKNAPSFSTRPQPQAGATTQQIPPERMGLNGEYDQSGLAKRVALAFDQDSTIDDINTLYVAQTGSTVVLKGRVPNQQILNKMISVARGVHGATSVETNQVTIG
- a CDS encoding type II toxin-antitoxin system HicA family toxin: MPKKIRELKAMLRKAGFICLPKRGKGSHSVWQHPLLPYNITLAGNDGDEAQRYQEKDVRNALQEVKQPGGEDDTTL
- a CDS encoding 2-phosphosulfolactate phosphatase family protein translates to MKLFIYHTPELTPEDKVPDCAIAVDVLRATTTIATVLAAGAEAVQVFSDLDQLIQVSEAWSAEKRLRAGERGGAKVAGFDMGNSPLDCTPERVQGRRLFISTTNGTRALQRVQHAAAVTAAAFINRAAVVKYIMTQQPEVLWIVGSGWEGSFSLEDTACAGAIAHSIWQQTELPLAELAGNDEVMGAIALYTQWQNNLLELFHHASHGKRLLRLDCYEDLKYCAQTDIVDVLPLQKEPGVLKV
- a CDS encoding type II toxin-antitoxin system HicB family antitoxin, which translates into the protein MTPHYSILIQWSDEDQVYIASLPEFGPYVRTHGNTYKEALESAEELLETMCSHYQDQGKALPQPALAG
- a CDS encoding alpha/beta fold hydrolase; amino-acid sequence: MTRSERWQQRIGSQRDWVWRGWQTRYTYIRPQKQLPETKPILLLHGFGTSIGHWRHNLSVLGELHTVYAIDMLGFGASEKAAANYRITLWVEQVYDFWRTFIRHPVVLVGNSIGSLVSLAAAALHPEMVQGIVMLSLPDPSLEEEVIPSALRPVVRTIKSLIASPPVLKTAFRLVNRPSVVRRWASLAYANPTAVTDELVDILLGPAQDRGSAQAFYATIKAVSSANGISVKKLLPSVNVPMLLIWGEQDRMVPPKLAQKFIAYNPNVQLLQLKNAGHCPHDECPEEVNSAILNWINSFLKTANDAKTSFASIT